Proteins encoded by one window of Salvia splendens isolate huo1 chromosome 5, SspV2, whole genome shotgun sequence:
- the LOC121804798 gene encoding ABC transporter G family member 32-like has protein sequence MWSSAENLSARSESFREDGDDEEALRWAALERLPTYRRVRRGIFRNMVGDSKEINVEEMLAEEQRIVLDRLVDSVDDDWEKFFSRVRRRFDRVDLDFPKVEVRFHHLTVESSVHIGSRALPTISNFVINMAEALLRQLNIYSGARMKLTILDDISGIIRPGRLTLLLGPPSSGKSTLLLALAGQLKSDLKVSGKVTYNGHGLNEFVPQRTSAYVSQQDWHAAEMTVRETLDFSARCQGVGSKYDMLMELSRREKLSGTKPDEDLDIFMKALSLVGKDTNISVEYILKILGLDICADTLVGDEMIKGISGGQKKRLTTGEILVGPSRVLFMDEISNGLDSSTTYQIIKYLRHSTHALEGTTMISLLQPAPETYELFDDVILLSEGKIVYQGPRTAVLQFFAYMGFHCPERKNVADFLQEVVSRKDQEQYWALPDQPYRYVSVVKFSEAFNSYNLGKNLSDEMDIPYDKRYSHPAALSTSRYGIKKMDLLRTNFHWQLLLMKRNMFIYVFKFIQLLLVALITMSVFCRATMSHDTIDDGGLYLGELYFSMVIILFNGFTEVSMLVAKLPIIYKHRDLHLYPCWAYTMPAWLLSIPTSLIESGFWVAVTYFVVGFDPNITRFLRQFLLYFFLHQMSLSLFRLMGSLGRSMIVANTFGSFAMLIVMALGGYIISRDRIPKWWIWGYWVSPLMYAQEAASVNEFLGHSWDKRSGDNSTIGLALLKSRSLFPESYWYWIGIGALTGYTILFNSLFTFFLSKLNPLGKRQAVVSKEELDDREKMRKGEPVIIQLRDFLQYSGSFAKKSFKSKGMVLPFEPLSMAFSNISYYVDVPIELKQEGISEEKLQLLNNITGAFRPGVLTALVGVSGAGKTTLMDVLAGRKTGGIIEGNISISGYPKKQDTFARISGYCEQNDIHSPCLTIHESLLFSAWLRLPSDIDLETQKAFVDEVMQLVELIPLKGALVGLPGVDGLSTEQRKRLTIAIELVANPSIVFMDEPTSGLDARAAAIVMRTVRNIVNTGRTIVCTIHQPSIDIFESFDELLLMKRGGELIYAGPLGSKSAKLIEYFEAIDGVPKIKPGYNPSTWMLEVTSTVEETRLGVDFAELYRKSDLYQFNKRLVERLSKPTVDSKDLDFPTKYCRSHFDQFAACLWKQHLSYWRNPQYTAVRFFYTVIISLMLGTICWDFGSKRETQQDIFNAMGSMYAAVLFIGITNATAVQPVVSVERFVSYRERAAGTYSALPFAFAQVAIEFPYVLSQALIYSTIFYSMASFEWTATKFVWYIFFMYFTMLYFTFYGMMTTAVTPNHNVAAIIAAPFYMLWNLFSGFMIPHKRIPVWWRWYYWANPVAWSLYGLVASQFSDIEAPVKLSDGVETMPTRALLKHVFGFRHDYIGIAGTMVAGFCLLFGVIFAFAIKSFNFQRR, from the exons ATGTGGAGTTCGGCGGAGAATTTGTCGGCGCGCTCGGAGTCGTTTAGGGAGGATGGCGACGACGAGGAGGCGCTGCGGTGGGCGGCCCTGGAGAGGCTGCCGACCTACCGCCGCGTCAGGCGCGGGATTTTCCGCAATATGGTGGGCGATTCGAAAGAGATCAACGTAGAAGAGATGCTCGCCGAGGAGCAGAGGATCGTTCTCGATCGCCTCGTTGATTCGGTTGACGATGATTGGGAGAAGTTTTTCTCCCGCGTACGACGTCGCTTTGATAG AGTTGACCTGGACTTCCCAAAGGTTGAAGTTAGATTTCACCATTTGACAGTTGAATCATCTGTTCACATTGGTAGTAGAGCTTTGCCtacaatttcaaattttgtcaTCAACATGGCTGAG GCTTTACTAAGGCAGCTAAACATATACTCCGGTGCCAGAATGAAGCTGACAATTTTAGATGACATTAGTGGAATAATTCGACCAGGAAG ATTAACGTTATTATTAGGTCCACCAAGCTCTGGAAAGAGTACTCTGCTCTTAGCGTTAGCTGGACAACTCAAATCTGATCTCAAG GTGTCAGGTAAAGTAACCTATAACGGGCATGGCCTTAATGAGTTTGTGCCTCAAAGGACATCTGCTTACGTCAGTCAGCAAGATTGGCATGCTGCAGAGATGACAGTAAGAGAAACACTTGACTTTTCAGCACGTTGTCAGGGCGTTGGTTCTAAATATG ATATGCTTATGGAACTTTCAAGAAGGGAGAAGCTCTCTGGAACTAAACCCGATGAAGATCTTGACATTTTCATGAAG GCATTATCTTTGGTGGGGAAGGATACAAACATTTCAGTGGAGTACATTTTGAAG ATTTTAGGATTGGACATTTGTGCTGATACCCTTGTTGGAGATGAAATGATTAAAGGGATCTCTGGTGGTCAGAAAAAGCGCCTGACAACAG GGGAAATATTAGTGGGTCCATCAAGAGTGCTATTCATGGATGAAATATCAAATGGTCTTGATAGTTCAACAACTTACCAAATCATCAAGTATCTTAGGCATTCAACTCATGCACTTGAAGGAACTACTATGATTTCTCTGCTTCAACCAGCTCCTGAGACATATGAGTTATTTGATGATGTTATTCTCTTGTCCGAGGGGAAAATAGTATACCAAGGACCTCGTACAGCCGTTCTTCAATTCTTTGCATACATGGGTTTCCATTGTCCAGAGCGGAAAAATGTGGCAGACTTCCTTCAAGAA GTTGTTTCGAGGAAGGATCAAGAGCAGTATTGGGCTTTACCTGATCAGCCTTACAGATACGTATCTGTTGTGAAATTTTCTGAAGCTTTTAACTCATACAACCTTGGGAAGAACTTATCTGATGAGATGGATATCCCATATGATAAGCGGTACAGCCACCCTGCAGCCTTATCAACTTCGAGATATGGGATAAAAAAGATGGATCTTCTGAGAACCAACTTTCACTGGCAGTTGCTGCTTATGAAACGCAATATGTTCATCTATGTTTTCAAATTTATACAG CTTCTTTTGGTTGCTCTGATTACCATGAGCGTCTTTTGCCGGGCTACAATGAGCCATGATACAATAGATGATGGAGGACTTTATTTGGGAGAATTGTATTTTTCAATGGTGATAATTCTTTTCAATGGCTTCACTGAGGTTTCCATGTTGGTAGCCAAGCTTCCGATTATTTACAAGCATAGGGACTTGCACTTATACCCTTGTTGGGCGTATACAATGCCTGCATGGCTCCTAAGCATTCCAACATCACTCATAGAATCTGGTTTCTGGGTGGCAGTAACATACTTTGTGGTTGGTTTTGATCCAAACATTACCAG ATTCCTGCGCCAATTTCTACTTTACTTCTTTCTCCATCAAATGTCTCTGTCTCTTTTCCGTTTGATGGGTTCCTTGGGCCGTAGCATGATTGTGGCAAATACTTTTGGATCGTTTGCTATGTTGATAGTGATGGCTCTTGGGGGCTACATCATATCAAGAG ATAGGATCCCAAAATGGTGGATCTGGGGATATTGGGTTTCTCCATTAATGTATGCTCAAGAGGCTGCTAGTGTGAATGAATTCCTAGGTCATTCCTGGGATAAG AGAAGTGGGGATAATTCAACAATAGGCCTTGCACTGCTAAAATCCCGCAGTTTGTTCCCAGAAAGTTACTGGTATTGGATTGGGATAGGCGCTTTGACAGGCTACACCATCTTATTCAATTCCCTTTTCACCTTTTTTCTCTCAAAGCTAAATC CTCTGGGGAAACGTCAAGCTGTTGTATCTAAGGAAGAGCTTGATGACAGGGAGAAGATGCGGAAAGGAGAACCTGTTATTATCCAGCTCAGAGACTTCTTACAGTACTCAGGGTCTTTTGCCA AGAAGAGCTTTAAATCGAAAGGCATGGTGCTTCCGTTTGAGCCACTTTCAATGGCGTTCAGCAATATTAGTTACTATGTGGATGTACCCATA GAACTGAAACAGGAGGGCATATCAGAAGAAAAGTTGCAATTATTGAATAACATTACAGGTGCATTCAGGCCTGGTGTGCTAACTGCACTGGTTGGGGTTAGTGGTGCTGGAAAAACCACCCTTATGGATGTATTAGCAGGTAGGAAGACAGGTGGAATTATAGAAGGAAACATCAGTATATCCGGGTATCCAAAGAAGCAAGATACATTTGCTAGAATATCAGGGTACTGTGAGCAAAATGATATTCATTCTCCCTGCTTAACCATTCACGAATCACTTTTGTTCTCTGCTTGGCTGCGGTTGCCATCTGATATTGACTTGGAAACCCAAAAG GCATTTGTTGATGAGGTTATGCAGCTTGTGGAGCTCATTCCTCTGAAAGGAGCCTTGGTAGGTCTACCAGGGGTTGATGGATTATCAACTGAGCAACGAAAACGCCTTACTATTGCCATTGAACTTGTAGCCAACCCATCTATAGTGTTTATGGATGAACCCACATCTGGGTTGGATGCACGAGCTGCAGCAATTGTCATGAGGACTGTCAGGAATATCGTTAATACGGGAAGAACAATAGTTTGTACGATTCATCAACCCagcatcgacatatttgaatccTTTGATGAG CTTTTGTTAATGAAGCGAGGAGGAGAACTCATTTATGCTGGTCCACTTGGTTCAAAGTCTGCCAAACTGATTGAGTATTTTGAG GCAATTGATGGAGTCCCGAAGATCAAGCCTGGATATAATCCATCTACATGGATGTTAGAGGTTACATCAACAGTAGAGGAAACCCGTCTGGGAGTTGATTTTGCTGAACTTTATAGAAAATCGGACCTATATCA GTTTAATAAACGTTTGGTTGAGAGATTAAGCAAGCCAACAGTTGACTCGAAAGATCTTGATTTTCCTACAAAGTATTGCCGGTCACATTTTGATCAATTTGCGGCTTGCCTCTGGAAGCAACACCTCTCTTACTGGCGAAACCCACAATACACTGCAGTTCGGTTCTTCTACACAGTCATAATATCACTGATGCTGGGAACTATTTGTTGGGACTTCGGTTCCAAAAG GGAAACACAGCAGGACATTTTCAATGCTATGGGGTCGATGTATGCTGCAGTGCTGTTCATTGGAATTACAAACGCCACTGCTGTCCAACCAGTTGTTTCTGTTGAAAGATTTGTTTCATATAGAGAGAGAGCAGCAGGAACATATTCAGCTTTGCCATTTGCATTTGCTCAG GTTGCCATCGAGTTTCCCTATGTACTGTCTCAGGCACTAATTTACAGCACCATTTTTTACTCAATGGCCTCGTTCGAGTGGACAGCCACAAAGTTTGTGTGGTACATCTTTTTTATGTACTTCACCATGTTGTATTTCACCTTCTACGGCATGATGACTACTGCAGTGACACCCAACCACAATGTGGCCGCCATCATCGCTGCCCCTTTCTACATGCTGTGGAATCTCTTCAGCGGATTCATGATTCCTCATAAG AGAATTCCAGTGTGGTGGAGATGGTATTATTGGGCAAACCCTGTGGCTTGGAGTCTATACGGGCTCGTTGCTTCCCAGTTCTCTGATATTGAAGCACCGGTGAAACTCTCTGATGGAGTCGAAACGATGCCAACAAGGGCCTTGCTCAAGCATGTATTCGGGTTCAGACATGATTACATCGGCATTGCAGGAACCATGGTGGCCGGTTTCTGCCTGCTATTTGGCGTTATTTTCGCCTTTGCCATCAAATCCTTCAACTTTCAGAGGAGGTGA
- the LOC121803875 gene encoding uncharacterized protein LOC121803875, translated as MGYYLADDIYPTWPVFVKTISCPTEEKRSYFAQRQEAARKDVEWAFGVLQSRFALVKGRARFYYPGDITDIIHAAIVMHNMIVESEGEDDADVPVKDVAGPSHGVARESHRQGVPHGYVERLRTFVDMRQKEAHNRLQHYMTEEIWSRH; from the coding sequence ATGGGGTATTACTTGGCGGACGATATATACCCCACTTGGCCCGTTTTCGTGAAGACGATCAGTTGTCCAACTGAGGAAAAAAGGAGTTATTTTGCCCAACGGCAAGAGGCGGCGCGAAAGGATGTAGAGTGGGCTTTCGGTGTGCTCCAATCGCGTTTTGCATTGGTCAAAGGGCGAGCGCGATTCTACTACCCAGGTGATATCACTGATATCATCCACGCCGCTATcgtaatgcataacatgatagtggAGAGTGAAGGCGAAGATGACGCCGACGTCCCCGTCAAAGACGTTGCAGGCCCCAGCCACGGTGTCGCTAGAGAGTCCCACCGGCAGGGTGTCCCTCACGGATACGTTGAGCGTCTTCGGACATTTGTTGATATGCGCCAAAAAGAGGCCCACAATCGTCTACAGCACTATATGACTGAAGAAATTTGGTCAAGACACTga
- the LOC121803876 gene encoding uncharacterized protein LOC121803876 — translation MRRELLLRIVNGLSARYPDFQQRWDAAGKPGLSPLQKCMTAIRQLAYGGCDDMFDEYLHVADTTGRDCLKKFCKHVIQTFGPTYLRKLNAQDCQFLLDLHWRVHGFPGMLGSIDCMHWQWKNCPTAWRGQFTSEFKGTHPTIILEAVADQCLWI, via the coding sequence ATGCGGCGAGAGCTACTCTTGCGCATCGTTAACGGGTTGTCAGCGCGTTACCCGGACTTCCAACAGCGTTGGGACGCCGCCGGAAAGCCTGGACTGTCACCACTGCAGAAGTGCATGACTGCAATTaggcagttggcatacggaggATGTgacgacatgttcgacgaatatcTTCACGTAGCCGACACAACTGGTCGCGATTGTCTAAAGAAGTTTTGTAAACACGTGATTCAGACTTTCGGCCCCACCTATCTGCGGAAGCTGAACGCACAAGATTGCCAATTCCTGCTTGATTTGCACTGGAGGGTGCACGGTTTCCCGGGTATGCTGGGAAgtatagattgtatgcattggcagtggaagaactgcccgaCCGcttggagaggccaatttacgAGCGAGTTCAAGGGCACACACCCAACCATCATTCTGGAAGCTGTTGCCGACCAgtgcctatggatttga